A part of Aegilops tauschii subsp. strangulata cultivar AL8/78 chromosome 2, Aet v6.0, whole genome shotgun sequence genomic DNA contains:
- the LOC109748336 gene encoding probable cation transporter HKT1;4, with translation MAGARHKVAELLRHARRLSTAALDKALSLLSSPSSWSYVQHHVVKEPVARLRRALAGRFWRRLGSLLVHVAYFLAVSWLGYLLLAQLRFRAGGDGTRRPRGIDLFFTAVSAATVSSMSTVEMEVFSNGQLLVLTVLMFVGGEVFLSLLGLASKWSKLRKQIHKSSRRVEIHHVAELEMPPVDAATEFDNPTSMTSTADDEISKPLGHSHDTRLRRDAVLSLFFVVLAILLAVHVLGAGAIAAYILHASPAARRTLRGKALNVWTFAVFTTVSTFSSCGYMPTNENMIVFKRDTGLQLLLVPQALVGNTLFPPLLAACVRFAAAATRRVELKETAKKGRELTGYYHLLPARRCAMLAATVVGFLTVQVAMLCGMEWGGALRGMSPWEKVCSAVFLAVNSRHTGESTLDISTLAPAILVLFVLMMYLPPYTTWFPFEERSGVKDHPTEETQGVRLLKSTLLSQFSYLAIFVIAVCITEREKLKEDPLNFNLLSIVVEVVSAYGNVGFSMGYSCSRQISPDRLCTDRWTGFAGRWSDSGKLILILVMLFGRMKKFSMKAGKAWKLS, from the exons ATGGCCGGAGCTCGTCATAAGGTCGCCGAGCTGTTGCGCCACGCACGGCGACTGTCGACGGCCGCGCTCGACAAGGCATTGTCCCTCCTGTCATCGCCTTCGTCCTGGTCATACGTGCAGCACCACGTCGTCAAGGAGCCGGTGGCGCGGTTGCGGCGCGCTCTCGCCGGGCGGTTCTGGCGACGACTCGGCTCGCTGCTCGTCCACGTCGCGTACTTCCTCGCCGTCTCCTGGCTCGGTTACCTCCTCCTCGCGCAGCTCAGGTTCCGCGCCGGCGGCGACGGGACGAGGCGGCCCCGCGGCATCGACCTGTTCTTCACCGCCGTCTCGGCCGCGACGGTGTCAAGCATGTCCACTGTCGAGATGGAGGTGTTCTCCAATGGCCAGCTCCTCGTCCTGACTGTCCTCATGTTCGTCGGTGGCGAGGTGTTTTTGTCGCTCCTAGGCCTCGCGTCCAAGTGGTCCAAGCTGAGGAAGCAAATTCACAAATCATCCCGGCGCGTCGAGATCCACCACGTCGCCGAGCTTGAGATGCCGCCGGTGGACGCCGCCACCGAATTCGACAACCCAACGTCGATGACATCGACCGCCGATGATGAGATAAGCAAGCCGTTGGGCCACTCGCACGATACCAGGCTGCGGCGCGACGCGGTGCTGTCGCTCTTCTTCGTCGTCCTCGCCATCCTCCTGGCGGTGCACGTCCTCGGCGCCGGGGCCATCGCGGCGTACATCTTGCAcgcgtcgccggcggcgaggcggaCGCTGCGGGGCAAGGCCCTGAACGTGTGGACCTTCGCCGTGTTCACGACGGTGTCCACGTTCTCGAGCTGCGGGTACATGCCGACGAACGAGAACATGATCGTCTTCAAGCGGGACACCGGGCTGCAGCTGCTGCTCGTGCCGCAGGCGCTGGTCGGGAACACGCTGTTCCCGCCGCTGCTGGCCGCCTGCGTGCgcttcgccgccgcggcgaccaggCGCGTGGAGCTCAAGGAGACGGCGAAGAAGGGCCGGGAGCTGACGGGGTACTACCACCTGCTCCCGGCGCGGCGGTGCGCGATGCTGGCGGCGACGGTGGTGGGCTTCCTCACCGTGCAGGTGGCGATGCTGTGCGGCATGGAGTGGGGCGGCGCGCTGCGGGGGATGAGCCCGTGGGAGAAGGTGTGCAGCGCGGTGTTCCTGGCGGTGAACTCCCGGCACACCGGCGAGTCGACCCTTGACATCTCCACCCTCGCGCCGGCCATCCTCGTGCTCTTCGTGCTCATGAT GTACCTGCCTCCATACACGACATGGTTTCCATTTGAAGAGAGGTCGGGCGTGAAGGACCATCCCACGGAGGAGACCCAGGGGGTCAGGTTGCTCAAGAGCACGCTTCTGTCACAATTCTCCTACCTCGCCATCTTTGTCATTGCCGTCTGCATCACCGAGAGGGAAAAGCTCAAGGAGGACCCCCTCAACTTCAACTTGCTCAGCATCGTCGTCGAAGTCGTCAG CGCTTATGGAAATGTGGGCTTCTCCATGGGTTACAGTTGCAGCAGGCAGATCAGCCCGGACCGGCTGTGCACTGACAGGTGGACCGGCTTTGCTGGGAGGTGGAGCGATTCCGGCAAACTCATCCTCATTCTTGTCATGCTCTTCGGGAGGATGAAAAAGTTCAGCATGAAAGCGGGCAAAGCCTGGAAGCTTAGTTAG